A stretch of the Capsicum annuum cultivar UCD-10X-F1 chromosome 10, UCD10Xv1.1, whole genome shotgun sequence genome encodes the following:
- the LOC107854295 gene encoding translin, with amino-acid sequence MKRIPNIMLSAFRNTCTTLCSHHFLNPKPYFPLFLISTQNISLPNSTSLSKPRYWHSTFFSMTSGADSPNLSSEKLEKQFEDFRVRLEESGNLKERIRAVATEIDSVTRLIYASLLLVHQSRPVAEVIEKAKSQIGVLKELYSRLSEIVSECPGQYYRYHGDWKSETQTVVSLLAFMHWLETGTLVLHSEVEEKLGLTPTEFGLDVDDYLIGICFMSNELPRYVVNQVTAGDYDCPRKVLKFLTDLHAAFRMLNLRNDFLRKKFDGMKYDLRKVEEVFYDVKIRGLAANGDSAGAKQAQGQS; translated from the exons ATGAAAAGAATCCCAAACATCATGTTATCTGCATTTCGAAACACTTGTACTACTCTTTGTTCTCATCATTTCTTAAACCCTAAACCCTATTTTCCTCTCTTTCTTATTTCCACCCAAAATATCTCCCTTCCCAATTCCACTTCACTCTCCAAACCTCGTTATTGGCACTCTACATTTTTCTCAATGACTAGTGGTGCTGATTCCCCTAATCTTTCTTCGGAGAAATTGGAGAAACAGTTTGAGGATTTTCGGGTTCGTTTGGAGGAATCCGGGAATTTAAAGGAGCGGATACGAGCTGTTGCGACGGAAATTGATTCGGTTACGCGGTTGATATATGCTAGTCTTCTTCTTGTTCATCAGTCTCGCCCTGTTGCTG AGGTGATAGAGAAGGCTAAGTCTCAGATTGGAGTACTGAAGGAACTTTACAGCCGGCTTTCAGAAATTGTAAGTGAATGCCCTGGTCAGTATTACCG ATATCATGGTGATTGGAAGAGTGAAACCCAAACTGTGGTGTCATTGCTTGCTTTTATGCATTGGCTAGAAACTGGGACTCTTGTTCTGCACAGTGAAGTTGAGGAGAAACTTGGGT TGACACCAACAGAATTTGGACTTGATGTTGATGACTATCTTATTG GTATTTGTTTCATGTCCAATGAGTTG CCTAGATATGTGGTGAACCAAGTGACAGCTGGGGATTATGACTGCCCACGCAAGGTTTTGAAGTTCTTGACAGATCTTCATGCAGCATTTCGTATGCTTAATCTCAGAAATGATTTCTTGCGCAAAAAGTTTGATG GAATGAAATATGACCTGAGGAAAGTTGAAGAAGTATTTTATGATGTAAAAATCAGAGGCTTGGCTGCAAATGGAGACTCAGCTGGAGCGAAGCAGGCGCAAGGACAATCTTGA